A window of Aeromicrobium duanguangcaii genomic DNA:
GGGTCGTCCCGGCCGCGGTCGCGGTGTGGGCGTTCGCCGCGGCCCTGTCCCACGTCCGTCCCGGGTGGGCGTTCGGCGTGGTGGTCGCCGCCGCACTGGTCGGGGCTGTGGGCTGGCGACGGCCCGCCGTGGCGTTCCCCGCCGTGTGTCTCGCACTGGTGGCGGCGTGCTGCGGCTGGCGCGCGACGGCGGTCGAGGCCTCTCCCGTCGCGCAGCTGGCCGAGCGCAGCACGATCGTCCGCGCCGAGGTCGTCGTGCGCGAGGACGGTCGGGCCTACGACGGTCGCGCGGGTCCGGGCGTCGTCGTGCCCCTGACCGTGCGGGTCGTCGAGTCGGGGGAGCGGACGTGGCGGGTCCGGGTGCGGGTGACGGCCTTCGCCGACGGCTCGGCCGATGCCTTCGTCACGGGCACGCGACTGGCCGTCCGGGCCGACCTGGAGCCGGCGGACGGAACGGACGAGGCTGCCGTCCTGCGCCTCCTGGACTGGCGCGTCCTGGGGAACGGACCGTGGTGGTGGCGCTGGTCCGAGGTGGTTCGTGAGGGCATCCGCGGCGGGGTCGACCACCGCGACGACCAGCCCGCCGCGCTCGTGCCCGCGCTGGTGGCCGGGGACGACGCGCGCCTCTCGGAGCAGACCCGGCAGGAGTTCACCCGGACCGGGCTGACCCACCTGCTGGCGGTGTCGGGCGCCAATCTGACCATCGTGCTGGGCGTCGTGCTCCTGGGCCTGCGCTCGGCCGGCGCCTCACGCCGGATGCTGCTGCTGGCTGGGGCGCTCACGGTCGTGGCGTTCGTCCTCGTGGCGCGTCCCGAGCCGAGCGTGCAGCGTGCCGCGGTGATGGGCTCGGTGGCGTTGGCGGGCCTGCTGGTCGGCCGGACCGGCGCGGGCCTGCGGGCCCTGGCCTGGGCGGTGATCGTCCTGCTCGTGCTGGACCCGTGGCTGGCGACTCGTCCCGGGTTCGTCCTGTCGGTCTGCGCGACGGCGGGGATCATCGTCCTGGCCGCCCCGTTGGCCCGCCGACTGGCCTGGCTGCCCGAGCCCGTCGCGCAGGCCGTCGCCGTGCCGATCGCGGCGCACCTGGCCTGCCTGCCCGTCGTGGCCTCTCTCAGTGGCGAGGTGTCGCTGGTGGCGGTGTTCGCGAACGTGGCCGCGGCACCGGTCGTGGCCCCGGCGACCGTCGCCGGGCTGGCCGCCGGTCTGGTGGACCTCGTCGTCCCCGTCGTCGCCGTGGTGCCCGGAACCGTCGCCTGGGCGTCGGCGTGGGTCATCGTGGAGGTCGCCCGGATCGGGGCCGCCGCTCCCGGCGCCGCGATCGCGTGGCCGTGGCCGCCGTGGACGCTCGTGCCGGTCGCCCTCCTGGTCGGAACCGGGCTGTGGCGGCTGGCGCGACGGCCCGCCCTCGCTGTCGGAGTGACCCTCGGTCTGCTGGTCGCCGTGCTGCGCCCGCCCACGCCGGGGTGGCCGCCGGAGGAGGTCGTGGTCGTCGCGTGCGACGTGGGTCAGGGCGACGGCTTCGTCGTGCCCACGGCGCCGGGTGAGGCGATCGTGATCGACGTCGGTGAGGAGCCGGCCCCGATCGACCGGTGCCTGACCGAGTTGGGCATCGACCGGATCGCCCTGTTGCTGTTCACCCACGGCGACGCGGACCACGTCGACGGCTGGCGCGGCGCCGTGCGGGGCCGCCGGGTGGACGTGCTGGCCGACGGGCCCTCGGGCGGGCCCGACGTGCCGGCCGGCCGTCGCGTGCGGCTGGTGTCGGGGGACCGGGTCACCGTCGGCGCGGTCGGGCTCGAGGTGCTCTGGCCGCGCAGCGAAGTCGACCGGGTGCCGGCCGCGGCCCGCAACGACGCCAGCGTCGTCGTCCGGGCCACGGTGCGGGGACACCGCGTGCTGTTCACGGCAGACCTGGGGGAGGAGGCCCAGCGCGGACTCGCCCGGCTGCACCCCGACCTGTCGGCCGATGTCCTCAAGGTGGCCCACCACGGCAGCGCCGACCACTGGCCCGGGCTGGTCGAGCGGGTCGGGCCGTCCGTCGCCCTGATCGGCGTGGGAGCCGACAACCCGCACGGCCACCCGGCCCCGCCGGCGCTGTCGACCCTCTCGGACGCGGGTGTCGCCGTCTGGCGGACGGACCGATCGGGCACCGTCGCGGTGGTCGAACGCGACGGGGCCCTCGCCGTGTCGGTGCGGTGACCTATTCTCGGGACGTGGCGAATCCGTTCGGCAAGGTCTGGCTGATCACCGGCAACTCCGAGTTCCTGTCCGACCGGGCCCGGCGCCAGGCCGTCGACCAGATCAAGGCCGCGGCGCCCGAGGCCGAGGTCGCCCAGGCCACGGCGTCGTCCCTCGCGCCGGGCGAGTTCACCGCCCTCACCAGCGCCTCGCTGTTCAGCACGGCCGCGGCCGTGGTGCTCACCGACCTGCAGGACCTCGGCGAACAGGTGGCCTCCGAGCTGCTGCAGTACGCGGCCGCCCCGTCCGACGACGCGGCCGTCGTCCTGATCCACGGCGGCGGGGCCAAGGGCAAGGGCGTGCTCGACAAGCTGCGCAAGCTGCCGTCCGTCACCGAGGTCTCGCAGCAGGCGCCGAAGTACGAGCGCGATCTCGTTGCGTGGGTCCGCCAGGAGTCCCGGACGCTCGGCCGGTCCATCGACGAGGAGGGCGCCGCCGTGCTCGTCTCGGCGGTGGGCTCGGACCTGCGGTCGCTGGCCGCCGCGGTCGACCAGCTCGTCACGACGCTGGCCGAGGGCGAGAGCCTCGACGCCACGGTCGTCCGGCGCTACTTCGGCGGCCGCGCCGAGGTCCGCGGGTACGAGATCGCCGACGCCGCCCTCGACGGCCGTCTCGACCTGGCTCTCGAGCGGGCTCGGTGGGCCGAGGCGGCCCGCGTGGCCCCGCTGCTGATCACCGCCGCGCTCGCGTCGGGCCTCCGACAGCTGGCGCGCGTCGTCACGGCCCCTCCGGGCCTGCGCGACGCCGACCTCGCGCGCGAGATCGGCGCGCCGCCGTTCAAGATCCGGGCCCTGCGCCAGAGTGCGCGCGGCTGGAACGAGACGTCCCTGCGTCACGCGTTGGACGCGGTCGCCAAGGCCGACCTGCGGGTCAAGGGCGGCTCGGCCGAGCCGGCTCACGCCGTCGAGCAGATGATCATCGACGTCGCGGTGGCCCGCTCGCGCAGCTGAGCGTCCTGCGTCAGGGCACGCGAAAAGGCCCCGCGCCCATCGGGTGCGGGGCCTTTGTCAGCGGCTCAGAGAGCGGCGGCCTTCTTGGCGATCGCGGACTTGCGGTTCGCGGCCTGGTTCTTGTGGATGACGCCCTTGGACGCGGCCTTGTCGAGCTTCTTTGCGGTGTCGGCGGCGAGGGTCTTGGCCTCGTCGCTCTTGCCGGCCTCGACGGCCTCCTGGAAGCGGCGAACCGAGGTCTTCAGTGCCGAGCGCACGGACTTGTTGCGCTCACGAGCGGCCTCGCTCTGCCGGTTGCGCTTGATCTGCGACTTGATGTTCGCCACGGCAAACCTGTTCTTTCGTCGTTCCGGTGATGAGAAGTCTTGGTCGTATCCGAGCCCGTCGTACGTTGGGCTGGACACGCAAGGAACAACTCTACCAGCGCATGGCCGTGCGCCTCAAATCGCAGTCCCCGGATAAGGTTCTGCTCGTGGAAACCTTGTACACCGTCATCGTCGGCCTGCACATCCTCTCGTGGCTCGGAGCGCTCGCGCTCATCGATCCGCGCGGCGGCGTGATCCGCAAGGGAGCCGCCCACGCCATCGCCACGGCGCTGGTCACCGGCATCATCCTGGTCGGCCTCGGGGAGTCCGTCGCCTCGCTCGACAAGGACTACAACCACATGAAGATCGGCATCAAGCTGCTGGTCGCGGCCGTGGCGACGGTCTACGCGTTCGTGCAGACCAACAAGCCGACGCCGAACAAGGCCGCCGGCATCCTGTTCGGGCTCGTGGGCCTGAACATCCTGCTCGCCATCCTCTGGTGACCCGTTGGCGATGACCGCACCCGGTCTCACGGGTGCGAGAATGGACGCATCATGACGCGCCCCACTCCCGCCCCGAGCCCCGGTGCCACGCCGCCCGAGCTGCTGCGGAACTTCTGCATCATCGCGCACATCGACCACGGCAAGTCGACGCTCGCCGACCGGATGCTGCAACTGACCGGCGTCGTCGACGAGCGCGCCGCCCGTGCGCAGTACCTCGACCGCATGGACATCGAGCGCGAGCGCGGCATCACGATCAAGAGCCAGGCCGTCCGGATGCCGTTCACGAAGTCCGACGGCGACGACGACGGCACGACCTATGTGCTGAACATGATCGACACCCCCGGGCACGTCGACTTCACGTACGAGGTCAGCCGCTCGCTCGAGGCGTGCGAGGGCGCGATCCTGCTGGTCGACGCCGCGCAGGGCATCGAGGCCCAGACGCTGGCGAACCTCTACCTGGCGATGGACGCGGACCTGCACATCATTCCGGTCCTGAACAAGATCGACCTGCCCGGTGCCCAGCCCGAGAAGTACGCCGCGGAGATCGCCGGCATCATCGGCGGCGAGCCCGACGACGTGCTGCGGGTCTCGGCCAAGACGGGCCAGGGCGTGCGCGAGCTGCTCAACCTCATCGTCGATGAGGTGCCCCCGCCGCAGGGCGATCCCGACGGGCCGCCGCGCGCGCTGATCTTCGACTCCGTGTACGACACCTACCGCGGTGTCGTCACGTACGTCCGCGTCTTCGACGGCAAGCTCAGCCACCGCGACAAGATCAAGATGATGTCCACCGGTGCCGTGCACGAGATGCTCGAGGTCGGCGTCATCAGCCCCGAGCCGGTCAAGGCCGACCACCTCGGCGTCGGCGAGGTCGGCTACCTGATCACCGGCGTGAAGGAAGTACGCCAGAGCCGCGTCGGTGACACGGTGACCTCGGCCAGCAAGCCCGCCGAGCAGGCCCTCAGCG
This region includes:
- a CDS encoding ComEC/Rec2 family competence protein, whose amino-acid sequence is MTASRSDLRVVPAAVAVWAFAAALSHVRPGWAFGVVVAAALVGAVGWRRPAVAFPAVCLALVAACCGWRATAVEASPVAQLAERSTIVRAEVVVREDGRAYDGRAGPGVVVPLTVRVVESGERTWRVRVRVTAFADGSADAFVTGTRLAVRADLEPADGTDEAAVLRLLDWRVLGNGPWWWRWSEVVREGIRGGVDHRDDQPAALVPALVAGDDARLSEQTRQEFTRTGLTHLLAVSGANLTIVLGVVLLGLRSAGASRRMLLLAGALTVVAFVLVARPEPSVQRAAVMGSVALAGLLVGRTGAGLRALAWAVIVLLVLDPWLATRPGFVLSVCATAGIIVLAAPLARRLAWLPEPVAQAVAVPIAAHLACLPVVASLSGEVSLVAVFANVAAAPVVAPATVAGLAAGLVDLVVPVVAVVPGTVAWASAWVIVEVARIGAAAPGAAIAWPWPPWTLVPVALLVGTGLWRLARRPALAVGVTLGLLVAVLRPPTPGWPPEEVVVVACDVGQGDGFVVPTAPGEAIVIDVGEEPAPIDRCLTELGIDRIALLLFTHGDADHVDGWRGAVRGRRVDVLADGPSGGPDVPAGRRVRLVSGDRVTVGAVGLEVLWPRSEVDRVPAAARNDASVVVRATVRGHRVLFTADLGEEAQRGLARLHPDLSADVLKVAHHGSADHWPGLVERVGPSVALIGVGADNPHGHPAPPALSTLSDAGVAVWRTDRSGTVAVVERDGALAVSVR
- the holA gene encoding DNA polymerase III subunit delta; this translates as MANPFGKVWLITGNSEFLSDRARRQAVDQIKAAAPEAEVAQATASSLAPGEFTALTSASLFSTAAAVVLTDLQDLGEQVASELLQYAAAPSDDAAVVLIHGGGAKGKGVLDKLRKLPSVTEVSQQAPKYERDLVAWVRQESRTLGRSIDEEGAAVLVSAVGSDLRSLAAAVDQLVTTLAEGESLDATVVRRYFGGRAEVRGYEIADAALDGRLDLALERARWAEAARVAPLLITAALASGLRQLARVVTAPPGLRDADLAREIGAPPFKIRALRQSARGWNETSLRHALDAVAKADLRVKGGSAEPAHAVEQMIIDVAVARSRS
- the rpsT gene encoding 30S ribosomal protein S20, whose product is MANIKSQIKRNRQSEAARERNKSVRSALKTSVRRFQEAVEAGKSDEAKTLAADTAKKLDKAASKGVIHKNQAANRKSAIAKKAAAL